The proteins below are encoded in one region of Reichenbachiella sp. 5M10:
- a CDS encoding caspase family protein, whose amino-acid sequence MKKLFFALALTLLAVSAGYSQTVSTKSSKISVNYVTNSPTYMDLISPEYLSDYDKTRGFVQKVMVEYVAVEGVISDDDGVKSLWLNNNPITPSKGTGRFEYNLPLAVGENTLTFEAVDMKGNVFSRTYQLERELPPVPTQEGGLYYALIIGIQDYDDPDITDLDNPVQDATALYKMLTEQYTFEKENVTLLENPTRDQIYDNMDALSAKVTTEDNLLIFYAGHGHWDEEAQNGYWLPRDAEDGKKRDWMRNSAVTEYIREINSKHTLLITDACFGGSIFKTRKAFKDASMGINKLYEIPSRKAMTSGTLTEVPDKSVFMKYLLKNLETNDEKYVASEQLFYRIKPAVLNNSPNTPQFGEIRNTGDEGGDFIFQRRVIETY is encoded by the coding sequence ATGAAAAAGTTATTTTTTGCATTGGCTCTTACTTTGCTAGCCGTATCGGCGGGATACAGTCAGACTGTATCTACCAAAAGTTCGAAAATCTCGGTGAATTATGTTACCAATTCACCGACGTATATGGATCTAATCAGCCCAGAGTATCTGTCAGATTATGATAAGACTCGTGGGTTTGTTCAGAAAGTCATGGTTGAGTATGTTGCGGTAGAGGGGGTCATTTCAGATGATGATGGAGTGAAGTCCCTTTGGTTGAATAACAACCCGATAACTCCGTCCAAGGGGACAGGGAGGTTCGAGTATAACTTGCCTTTGGCAGTGGGAGAAAACACCTTGACGTTCGAAGCAGTGGACATGAAAGGAAATGTATTTTCGAGAACTTATCAGTTGGAAAGAGAGTTGCCACCAGTGCCTACCCAAGAAGGAGGATTGTATTATGCATTGATCATCGGTATACAGGATTACGATGATCCTGATATTACAGATTTGGACAATCCTGTGCAAGATGCGACGGCCTTGTACAAGATGCTGACAGAGCAATATACCTTTGAAAAGGAAAATGTAACCCTACTAGAGAACCCTACTCGTGATCAAATCTATGACAATATGGATGCGCTCAGCGCTAAGGTGACTACTGAGGATAATTTGCTAATCTTCTATGCTGGGCATGGACACTGGGATGAAGAAGCGCAGAATGGCTATTGGTTGCCACGAGATGCAGAAGATGGAAAAAAGAGAGACTGGATGAGGAACAGTGCGGTGACTGAGTACATTCGTGAGATCAATTCAAAGCATACACTATTGATTACCGATGCTTGTTTTGGAGGTTCGATATTCAAGACTAGAAAGGCTTTCAAAGATGCAAGTATGGGGATCAATAAGCTCTATGAGATACCAAGCAGAAAAGCGATGACGAGCGGGACCTTGACAGAAGTCCCAGACAAAAGCGTGTTTATGAAATACTTGCTTAAGAACTTGGAAACCAACGATGAGAAGTACGTGGCTTCTGAACAGTTGTTTTACCGAATTAAGCCTGCAGTCTTGAATAACAGTCCTAATACGCCGCAGTTTGGTGAAATAAGAAATACAGGGGATGAGGGTGGAGATTTCATCTTTCAGAGACGTGTGATTGAGACGTATTGA
- a CDS encoding TerB family tellurite resistance protein, whose amino-acid sequence MTDQKQPTEYQRLLLHTVFAFMICDTHIAEDEVALIKEKANKKKLFGDLDIEIELAKLIEHVNRRGIEFFDDYFKKVKRVQMSDEDELNLLQSAIRTIQADDKITQEEVNFLKILRVLLNVSNEKIIARFPQVGPDFVDKDRFTDIYFEELYANYIKVKEMPMFDVSDVTDITNEIN is encoded by the coding sequence ATGACCGATCAAAAACAACCTACCGAATACCAGCGGTTATTACTTCATACCGTATTTGCATTCATGATATGTGATACACATATCGCTGAAGACGAAGTAGCTCTAATCAAAGAGAAAGCCAATAAGAAGAAATTGTTTGGGGACCTAGACATAGAGATCGAATTAGCCAAACTCATAGAACATGTCAACCGAAGAGGGATCGAATTTTTCGACGACTACTTCAAGAAAGTCAAACGCGTACAAATGTCCGATGAAGATGAGCTCAATCTACTTCAATCTGCCATTCGGACCATACAAGCGGATGACAAAATCACCCAAGAAGAAGTCAACTTCCTCAAGATACTTCGTGTGCTCCTCAACGTGTCCAACGAGAAAATCATCGCTCGCTTCCCGCAAGTAGGGCCTGATTTCGTAGACAAAGACCGTTTCACCGACATCTATTTCGAGGAACTCTACGCCAACTATATCAAGGTCAAAGAAATGCCCATGTTTGACGTGAGTGATGTCACAGATATCACCAATGAAATCAACTAA